A single region of the Streptomyces sp. AM 4-1-1 genome encodes:
- a CDS encoding ROK family protein, with protein sequence MKSNLAPLGPKADKATVRRSNLSLVLRTVRDEDEATRAGVAARVGLTRAAVSSLVEQLLDSGFLTESGKTFSGQAGRPGTALKVARTGPAGLGVEINVDYVSVCAVDLAGTDRVRLTERLDNRGVPPADVLARAAGIAARALVRAHAEGLRPVGAALALPGLVSGGAVRQAPNLGWNQVPAEGLFADALAALSADQAPLPVSSENEANLAALAELWFGGLGTVRSFLYLTGETGVGGALVVDGELVRGAHGFAGEIGHVVADARGPRCRCGSRGCLEQYAGQAALLRAAGIDAAGGAAMAELERRAGAGEARAVAAVTEAGRMLGRVLSGAVNLLDPDAVVLGGAYRGLMPWLAPAVDEQLTAGAVSGLWSRDSGRLRSSSVAGDAARGAAALVVRDVLADPVAYAPPVTGRRPARADA encoded by the coding sequence ATGAAGAGCAACCTCGCGCCGCTGGGGCCGAAGGCCGACAAGGCCACCGTGCGGCGCAGCAACCTCAGCCTGGTGCTGCGGACGGTCCGCGACGAGGACGAGGCCACCAGGGCCGGGGTGGCCGCGCGGGTGGGTCTGACCCGAGCGGCGGTGTCCTCCCTGGTCGAGCAGTTGCTCGACAGCGGATTCCTCACCGAGTCCGGCAAGACCTTCAGCGGGCAGGCGGGCCGTCCGGGGACGGCGCTCAAGGTGGCGCGTACCGGACCCGCCGGGCTCGGCGTCGAGATCAACGTCGACTACGTGTCGGTGTGCGCGGTGGATCTGGCGGGCACCGACCGGGTGCGGCTGACCGAACGGCTCGACAACCGTGGCGTTCCGCCCGCCGATGTGCTGGCCCGCGCGGCCGGTATCGCGGCCCGCGCCCTGGTGCGTGCCCACGCGGAAGGACTGCGGCCGGTCGGCGCCGCGCTGGCGCTGCCAGGTCTGGTCTCCGGCGGGGCGGTGCGTCAGGCGCCCAATCTCGGCTGGAACCAGGTGCCCGCCGAGGGCCTGTTCGCGGATGCGCTGGCCGCCCTGTCCGCCGACCAGGCACCACTGCCGGTGAGTTCGGAGAACGAGGCCAATCTCGCGGCACTGGCCGAGCTGTGGTTCGGCGGCCTCGGCACGGTCCGCAGCTTTCTGTATCTCACGGGTGAGACAGGTGTCGGCGGCGCCCTGGTCGTCGACGGCGAACTGGTGCGTGGCGCACACGGTTTCGCCGGGGAGATCGGGCATGTGGTGGCGGACGCGCGCGGCCCCCGGTGCCGGTGCGGGTCGCGGGGCTGTCTGGAGCAGTACGCGGGTCAGGCGGCGCTGTTGCGGGCGGCCGGGATCGACGCGGCGGGCGGCGCCGCAATGGCCGAGCTGGAGCGCAGGGCCGGGGCGGGCGAGGCGCGGGCGGTTGCGGCGGTCACGGAGGCCGGACGGATGCTGGGCCGGGTGCTGTCCGGGGCCGTGAATCTGCTCGACCCGGACGCGGTGGTGCTCGGCGGGGCCTACCGGGGGCTGATGCCGTGGCTCGCCCCCGCTGTCGACGAGCAGCTGACCGCGGGCGCGGTGTCCGGGCTCTGGTCCCGGGACAGCGGGCGGTTGCGCTCCTCGTCCGTGGCGGGCGACGCGGCACGGGGCGCGGCGGCCCTGGTGGTACGGGACGTGCTGGCCGATCCGGTGGCGTACGCACCGCCCGTGACGGGCCGTCGCCCGGCGCGGGCGGACGCCTGA
- a CDS encoding cytochrome P450: MNCPHAAAREAASGVALAEPASGPLVIDPLVRDLDGETAALCGAGVLTRIELLGVQAWTVTRHAEARQLLVDPRLVKDINAWGLWQSGAVTDSWPLIGMIDTGRSMFTVDGAEHRRLRNKVAQAITPRRLEAIRPEIERLTGELLDDLAEQGADGQPVDLKAVFAQPLPMRIVGGLMGVDQAEHPRLMTMYEAFFSMLTPQDERLAVFDELHEFYVELVREKTASPTDDLTSALILAEEGGEPLTEEEVVGNLKAMVAAGHETTIGLILNAVRALLGRPDQLRKVLDGEIPWEAVIEETLRWDTPTTHLLMRFATEDIQVGDQVIAKGEGLVVSYRAIGRDAGQHGPDADDFDVTRPLPIRHMTFGHGPHICPGAALSRLEASIALPALFSRFPGLRLAVPPEEVRNLPVLTQNDMDALPILLTP, translated from the coding sequence ATGAACTGCCCTCATGCCGCCGCCAGGGAAGCCGCTTCCGGCGTAGCGCTCGCCGAGCCCGCGAGCGGCCCCCTGGTCATCGATCCTCTGGTGCGGGATCTGGACGGTGAGACGGCGGCACTGTGCGGTGCCGGGGTGCTGACCAGGATCGAACTGCTGGGTGTCCAGGCATGGACGGTCACCCGGCACGCCGAGGCGCGTCAACTCCTGGTCGATCCACGCCTGGTGAAGGACATCAACGCCTGGGGTCTCTGGCAGAGCGGAGCCGTCACCGACTCCTGGCCACTGATCGGCATGATCGACACGGGCCGCTCCATGTTCACCGTGGACGGCGCGGAGCACCGGCGGCTACGGAACAAGGTCGCCCAGGCGATCACACCGCGTCGGCTGGAGGCGATACGCCCGGAGATCGAGAGACTTACCGGGGAACTGCTGGACGACCTCGCCGAACAGGGCGCGGACGGCCAACCGGTGGACCTTAAAGCGGTGTTCGCCCAGCCGCTCCCGATGCGCATCGTCGGCGGGCTGATGGGTGTGGACCAGGCTGAGCACCCCAGGCTGATGACGATGTACGAAGCGTTCTTCTCCATGCTCACCCCGCAGGACGAGCGCCTGGCCGTCTTTGATGAACTACACGAATTCTACGTCGAGTTGGTGCGGGAAAAGACCGCAAGCCCCACCGACGACCTCACCAGCGCGCTGATCCTCGCGGAGGAGGGCGGCGAACCCCTCACCGAGGAGGAGGTCGTCGGCAATCTGAAGGCCATGGTCGCGGCCGGACACGAGACCACGATCGGGCTGATCCTCAACGCCGTACGCGCCCTGCTCGGCCGTCCCGACCAGCTGCGGAAGGTCCTCGACGGCGAGATTCCGTGGGAGGCGGTGATCGAGGAGACGCTGCGCTGGGACACCCCGACGACACATCTGCTGATGCGGTTCGCCACGGAGGACATCCAGGTGGGCGACCAGGTGATCGCCAAGGGCGAGGGACTGGTGGTCTCCTACCGGGCGATCGGCCGGGACGCGGGGCAGCACGGCCCGGACGCGGACGACTTCGACGTCACCCGTCCCCTGCCCATCCGGCACATGACCTTCGGCCACGGTCCGCACATCTGCCCCGGCGCCGCGCTCTCCCGGCTGGAGGCGTCGATCGCCCTGCCGGCGCTCTTCTCGCGCTTCCCGGGGCTGCGCCTCGCCGTTCCGCCCGAGGAGGTCAGGAACCTGCCGGTTCTCACACAGAACGACATGGACGCTCTCCCGATCCTGTTGACCCCTTGA
- a CDS encoding FUSC family protein, with amino-acid sequence MSAPRVPSRWPSVRELPLVGPLRLNRPSDTWFKPALSVVVASAVPDLVLFGLGRLDLVMYTMAGSLCALYGHSLPYARRARTVLWVVVGMLAGVATALVTASLTTSTGVLIAVGALLAAGQKTLCDATRIGPPGHVIFTFVTSAALFAPQRPDQIPGHLALTLAAGAVSWLVAVGPALRRPDGPERRATARALDATAACAEAPDRRTRHAAAAAVHAAWQTLLATGRPTPARRRLERLVAYAEAVLAEVALTGTASPGAGAGDVTATECRDRPAASTGLRRPLGASPAPFRRPAADPAPLRDLAARTRGRGPVPSPPSAPGAEDGLLGIDAERAARQDARRRDAHRTLLGVLVPGSPLLPVAVRTLIGCALAGYVSAALGVGRPYWAIVTAASLYQANVTLTRNRALQRTLGNVLGVLVFAAVLPVSRTGPLALIGCCLLFAFAAEALITRNYWLGSIAVTPMALLVIEFGGAHPARELITDRVLDTVVGAFVGLLAAMAVTNRRATGRVERALAATDLARADAVDALDRPAPGPAALDTARRRLTASLVELREAEDTAAGEWWQSALPQERVLAAELAGHRTLAATARRPGPTAPAPENGAV; translated from the coding sequence GTGAGTGCTCCACGCGTCCCGTCCCGGTGGCCTTCCGTCCGTGAACTGCCGCTCGTCGGCCCGCTACGGCTGAACCGGCCGTCGGACACCTGGTTCAAACCGGCCCTGAGCGTGGTCGTCGCTTCGGCCGTCCCGGATCTGGTGCTGTTCGGACTCGGCCGGCTCGACCTCGTGATGTACACGATGGCCGGTTCCCTCTGCGCGCTCTACGGTCACAGCCTGCCGTACGCCCGACGGGCCCGGACCGTCCTGTGGGTCGTGGTCGGCATGCTGGCCGGTGTCGCGACCGCGCTGGTCACCGCGTCGCTCACCACGTCGACCGGAGTGCTGATCGCCGTCGGCGCCCTGCTGGCCGCAGGCCAGAAGACGCTCTGCGACGCCACCCGGATCGGCCCGCCCGGCCATGTCATCTTCACCTTCGTCACCTCGGCCGCCCTCTTCGCCCCTCAGCGGCCGGACCAGATCCCCGGACACCTCGCGCTGACCCTGGCGGCGGGCGCGGTCTCCTGGCTCGTCGCCGTCGGCCCCGCGCTGCGGCGCCCGGACGGACCCGAGCGCCGTGCCACCGCACGGGCCCTCGACGCGACCGCCGCCTGTGCGGAGGCCCCCGACCGCCGGACCAGGCACGCCGCTGCCGCCGCCGTCCACGCCGCCTGGCAGACCCTGCTCGCGACCGGGCGCCCCACCCCCGCACGCCGTCGGCTGGAACGCCTCGTCGCGTACGCCGAAGCGGTGCTCGCCGAGGTGGCGCTCACCGGAACCGCGTCCCCCGGGGCCGGGGCGGGCGACGTCACGGCCACCGAGTGCCGCGACCGCCCCGCCGCTTCGACCGGCCTCCGCCGCCCCCTCGGCGCATCCCCCGCGCCCTTCCGCCGCCCCGCCGCCGACCCCGCCCCGCTGCGCGACCTGGCCGCCCGGACCCGTGGCCGTGGCCCCGTCCCCTCCCCGCCGTCCGCCCCCGGCGCCGAGGACGGACTCCTCGGCATCGACGCCGAACGCGCGGCGCGGCAGGACGCCCGCCGCCGGGACGCCCACCGCACCCTGCTGGGCGTACTCGTCCCCGGCTCCCCGCTGCTGCCGGTCGCCGTCCGCACCCTCATCGGCTGCGCCCTCGCGGGATACGTCTCCGCCGCGCTCGGCGTCGGCCGCCCGTACTGGGCGATCGTCACCGCGGCCTCGCTCTACCAGGCCAATGTGACCCTCACCCGGAACCGGGCCCTCCAGCGCACCCTCGGCAACGTCCTCGGTGTGCTGGTCTTCGCCGCCGTCCTCCCGGTCAGCCGGACCGGCCCGCTCGCCCTCATCGGCTGCTGCCTCCTCTTCGCCTTCGCCGCCGAGGCCCTGATCACCCGCAACTACTGGCTCGGCTCCATCGCCGTGACCCCGATGGCCCTGCTCGTCATCGAGTTCGGCGGTGCCCACCCGGCCCGCGAACTGATCACCGACCGGGTCCTGGACACCGTGGTCGGCGCCTTCGTCGGACTGCTCGCCGCGATGGCCGTGACCAACCGGCGGGCCACCGGGCGGGTCGAGCGGGCCCTCGCCGCCACCGACCTGGCCCGCGCCGACGCCGTGGACGCCCTCGACCGGCCGGCGCCCGGACCGGCGGCCCTGGACACCGCCCGCCGCAGGCTGACCGCGTCCCTCGTCGAACTGCGTGAGGCGGAGGACACCGCGGCGGGGGAGTGGTGGCAGAGCGCCCTGCCGCAGGAGCGGGTGCTCGCGGCCGAGCTGGCGGGACACCGTACGCTCGCGGCGACAGCACGACGGCCGGGGCCCACCGCCCCGGCCCCGGAGAACGGAGCGGTGTGA
- a CDS encoding VOC family protein, which produces MRFSKPVPGGPCWVELSTVDIPAAKTFYAALFGWRSETDPREEAGGYTMARVGNAAVAALSPIYRPEQLPAWTVSFAVEDTDATVETVRAAGGGLLVGPMDVFDQGRFAVVADPSGAVFSLWQAHAFHGAELLNAPGTMGWVELVTHQADRARTFYPTVFGWTDHTSQGYVQWSKDGSHFGGLREMAADMPPEEPAHWLPYFVVPNVDSTAATAQSGGGDVLLQPLDVPSGPRIAVIRDPHGAVFGIYGTEPDG; this is translated from the coding sequence ATGCGATTCTCCAAGCCGGTGCCAGGCGGTCCCTGCTGGGTCGAGCTGAGCACGGTCGACATCCCGGCGGCCAAGACGTTCTACGCGGCCCTCTTCGGCTGGCGGTCCGAGACCGACCCACGCGAGGAGGCGGGTGGATACACCATGGCCCGCGTCGGGAACGCGGCCGTGGCCGCGCTCAGCCCGATCTACCGGCCGGAGCAGCTGCCCGCCTGGACGGTCTCCTTCGCCGTCGAGGACACGGACGCCACGGTCGAGACCGTGAGGGCGGCGGGCGGCGGGCTCCTGGTCGGACCGATGGACGTCTTCGACCAGGGCAGGTTCGCCGTGGTCGCCGACCCGTCGGGGGCGGTGTTCTCGCTCTGGCAGGCACACGCCTTCCATGGCGCCGAACTCCTGAACGCGCCCGGCACCATGGGCTGGGTCGAGCTCGTCACCCACCAGGCGGACCGGGCGCGCACCTTCTACCCCACGGTCTTCGGCTGGACGGACCACACCTCGCAGGGATACGTCCAGTGGTCCAAGGACGGCTCCCACTTCGGCGGCCTGCGGGAGATGGCCGCCGACATGCCGCCCGAGGAGCCCGCGCACTGGCTCCCGTACTTCGTCGTGCCGAACGTCGACTCCACCGCGGCGACCGCGCAGAGCGGCGGCGGTGATGTGCTGCTCCAGCCACTGGACGTGCCGAGCGGCCCGCGCATCGCGGTGATCCGGGACCCGCACGGGGCGGTGTTCGGCATCTACGGGACGGAACCGGACGGCTGA
- a CDS encoding VWA domain-containing protein, whose translation MIIRRRLTVGVGILLATLTAGLGTALPAAADEPPAKASPKVELVLDVSGSMRTRDIDGQSRMTAAKQAFNEVLDSVPEGVQLGIRTLGADYPGDDRKVGCKDTRQLYPVGPLDRAEAKTAVATLAPTGWTPIGPALLGAADDLKGGDVTRRIVLISDGEDTCGPLDPCEVARDIAARGIHLVIDTLGLVPNAKIREQLTCIAEATGGTYTAVQHTDELSGRVKQLVDRAAEPVVTPVATEGADRCSKAPQLKAGLYTDREKIGEHRWYRVDVRPGQELRASVTVSADRAVANDYGVLLRAVTRHGREIVRGSESGTGRTDAISSGLRYPKPELDDKDGDDASRTEQVCLQVSNSFSAPTTVKTAPGLPVELTVDLVDGPDNAADVAAFGLGRGWWLLGVLVLTGLVAGLLTGWISRWRFAVWRTN comes from the coding sequence ATGATCATAAGAAGAAGGCTGACGGTCGGGGTGGGCATTCTGCTCGCCACCCTGACCGCCGGACTCGGCACGGCCCTGCCGGCCGCCGCCGACGAACCCCCCGCCAAGGCAAGCCCGAAGGTCGAGCTGGTGCTCGACGTCAGCGGTTCCATGCGGACCCGTGACATCGACGGCCAGTCCCGGATGACCGCGGCGAAGCAGGCGTTCAACGAGGTCCTGGACTCCGTACCGGAAGGGGTGCAGCTCGGCATCCGCACTCTCGGCGCCGACTACCCGGGGGACGACCGGAAGGTCGGCTGCAAGGACACCAGGCAGCTGTACCCGGTCGGTCCGCTCGACCGCGCCGAGGCGAAGACCGCGGTCGCGACGCTGGCCCCTACCGGCTGGACCCCCATCGGTCCCGCCCTGCTGGGAGCCGCCGACGACCTCAAGGGCGGTGACGTCACCCGTCGGATCGTGCTGATCAGCGACGGCGAGGACACCTGCGGACCCCTCGACCCGTGCGAGGTGGCACGCGACATCGCGGCCCGTGGCATCCATCTGGTCATCGACACACTGGGGCTGGTGCCCAACGCGAAGATCCGCGAGCAGCTGACGTGCATCGCCGAGGCCACCGGCGGCACCTACACCGCGGTGCAGCACACCGATGAACTCTCAGGTCGCGTCAAGCAGTTGGTGGACCGGGCCGCCGAGCCCGTGGTCACTCCCGTGGCGACCGAGGGCGCGGACCGCTGCTCCAAGGCCCCGCAGCTCAAGGCCGGCCTGTACACCGATCGGGAGAAGATCGGCGAACACCGCTGGTACCGCGTCGATGTGCGGCCCGGCCAGGAGCTGCGGGCCTCGGTCACCGTGTCGGCGGACCGCGCGGTCGCCAACGACTACGGCGTGCTGCTGAGAGCGGTCACCCGTCACGGCCGGGAGATCGTACGGGGCTCGGAGTCCGGCACCGGCCGCACGGACGCGATCTCGTCCGGGCTGCGCTACCCCAAGCCGGAGCTGGACGACAAGGACGGCGACGACGCGTCGCGGACCGAGCAGGTGTGCCTCCAGGTCAGCAACTCGTTCTCCGCGCCCACCACGGTGAAGACCGCCCCCGGGCTGCCGGTCGAGCTGACCGTCGACCTGGTCGACGGCCCGGACAACGCCGCCGACGTCGCCGCGTTCGGCCTGGGCCGCGGTTGGTGGCTGCTCGGTGTGCTGGTGCTCACCGGACTGGTCGCGGGCCTCCTGACCGGCTGGATCTCGCGCTGGCGCTTCGCCGTCTGGAGGACCAACTGA
- a CDS encoding MarR family transcriptional regulator, producing the protein MTDDIVASVVRQWQAVSPGLDTGPMELIGRINRCAALLQQAEDAPLRAAGLTRAEFDLLGAVRRTDRELTPGELARETFSSGAAVTKRLRALQERGLVDRRGDARDRRVTQIRLTEQGRDLVDRLLPEQLAYERTVLSGLDDGARAELSARLSVLLVQLEGRIGGVRR; encoded by the coding sequence GTGACCGACGACATCGTCGCCTCGGTGGTACGGCAGTGGCAGGCCGTCAGCCCCGGGCTGGACACCGGCCCGATGGAACTCATCGGCCGCATCAACCGCTGCGCCGCACTCCTCCAGCAGGCGGAGGACGCCCCGCTGCGCGCCGCCGGACTGACCCGCGCCGAGTTCGACCTGCTCGGCGCGGTGCGCCGCACCGACCGCGAACTCACCCCCGGCGAGCTGGCCCGGGAGACCTTCTCCTCCGGGGCCGCCGTCACCAAACGGCTGCGTGCCCTCCAGGAGCGCGGCCTGGTCGACCGGCGCGGCGATGCCCGGGACCGCAGGGTCACCCAGATCCGTCTCACCGAGCAGGGCCGTGATCTCGTCGACCGGCTGCTGCCCGAGCAGCTGGCGTACGAACGCACCGTGCTCTCCGGCCTCGACGACGGCGCGCGGGCCGAACTCAGCGCCCGCCTCAGTGTGTTGCTGGTCCAGCTGGAGGGGCGCATCGGAGGGGTGCGGCGCTGA
- a CDS encoding phospholipid scramblase-related protein, which produces MTTHSNVSAGWYPDPHGAPQLLRYWDGSRWTEHTNPAEGGQAQAPAAPAQAPVPPQQHQQGGSAGSLFAQQVLVVNQKAKLIELTNEYSVFDQHGNTIGSVVEVGQSALRKVIRFVSSIDQYLTHRLEIRDAYGQPQLLLTRPAKFIKSRVLVQRPDGQPVGEIIQQNAIGKINFAIMADGRQIGAIKAENWRAWNFAIVDHDDVEIARITKTWEGLAKTLFTTADNYVLQIHHQLPEPLLSLVVATALTVDTALKQDSRGLG; this is translated from the coding sequence GTGACAACGCACTCGAACGTATCTGCGGGCTGGTATCCCGATCCTCACGGCGCGCCTCAGCTGTTGCGCTACTGGGACGGCTCCCGCTGGACCGAGCACACCAATCCCGCCGAAGGCGGGCAGGCGCAGGCCCCCGCGGCGCCGGCGCAGGCCCCGGTGCCGCCCCAGCAGCACCAGCAGGGCGGCTCCGCCGGCTCGCTCTTCGCCCAGCAGGTCCTGGTGGTGAACCAGAAGGCCAAGCTGATCGAGCTGACGAACGAGTACAGCGTCTTCGACCAGCACGGGAACACCATCGGTTCGGTCGTCGAGGTCGGCCAGAGCGCCCTGCGCAAGGTGATCCGCTTCGTCTCCAGCATCGACCAGTACCTGACGCACCGGCTGGAGATCCGTGACGCGTACGGTCAGCCGCAGCTCCTGCTGACCCGGCCCGCCAAGTTCATCAAGTCCCGTGTCCTCGTGCAGCGGCCGGACGGGCAGCCGGTCGGCGAGATCATCCAGCAGAACGCCATCGGGAAGATCAACTTCGCGATCATGGCCGACGGCCGGCAGATCGGCGCCATCAAGGCGGAGAACTGGCGCGCCTGGAACTTCGCGATCGTCGACCACGACGACGTCGAGATCGCCCGGATCACCAAGACCTGGGAAGGTCTGGCCAAGACGCTCTTCACCACCGCCGACAACTACGTGCTCCAGATCCACCATCAGCTCCCCGAGCCGCTGCTGAGCCTCGTCGTGGCGACGGCCCTGACGGTGGACACGGCCCTGAAGCAGGACTCCCGGGGCCTCGGCTGA
- a CDS encoding SAM-dependent methyltransferase has protein sequence MSEQQLPTVPPASPVDRIDTSKPHPARVYDWFLGGKDNYLVDEELGSRIAAIAPDVKRFACQNRWFMHRVVRRLSGEGGVRQFLDIGSGIPTEPNLHQIAQGAAPGVRVVYVDNDPIVLAHSEALLDGTPEGVTRYFEADVREPERILELASHVIDFGQPVALSLIALLHFVGDDDGAYDLVARLVAGLPSGSCLALSQLTDDFDAENVGKGVASYASSGVPLVPRSHAGVSRFFEGLELVDPGVVSLSDWHPELALRHMPAETGPVPLYGGVGRKP, from the coding sequence GTGAGTGAGCAGCAGTTGCCCACCGTCCCACCGGCCTCACCGGTGGACCGGATCGACACCAGCAAGCCCCATCCCGCGCGGGTGTACGACTGGTTTCTCGGCGGCAAGGACAACTATCTGGTCGACGAGGAACTGGGCAGCCGGATCGCCGCGATCGCGCCGGACGTCAAGCGGTTCGCATGCCAGAACCGGTGGTTCATGCACCGCGTCGTGCGCCGGCTCTCCGGGGAGGGCGGGGTGCGGCAGTTCCTCGACATCGGGTCCGGCATTCCGACCGAGCCCAATCTGCACCAGATCGCCCAGGGCGCGGCGCCGGGAGTACGTGTCGTGTACGTCGACAACGACCCCATCGTGCTCGCCCACTCCGAGGCGCTGTTGGACGGGACGCCCGAGGGGGTGACGAGGTACTTCGAGGCCGATGTGCGCGAGCCGGAGCGGATTCTCGAACTCGCCTCCCACGTCATCGACTTCGGACAGCCCGTCGCTCTGTCACTGATCGCGCTGCTGCATTTCGTCGGCGACGACGACGGTGCGTACGACCTGGTCGCGCGGCTGGTGGCGGGGCTTCCGTCGGGCAGCTGTCTGGCGCTCTCCCAGCTCACCGACGACTTCGACGCCGAGAACGTGGGCAAGGGGGTCGCGTCGTACGCGTCGAGCGGGGTGCCGCTCGTTCCGCGCTCGCACGCCGGGGTGAGCCGGTTCTTCGAAGGGCTGGAGCTGGTCGATCCCGGGGTGGTGTCGCTGAGCGACTGGCATCCGGAACTCGCTCTCCGGCACATGCCCGCCGAGACGGGGCCGGTGCCGCTGTACGGCGGCGTGGGGCGCAAGCCGTAA
- a CDS encoding cytochrome P450, with protein sequence MTTPPSAVPTAASRGECPVGGGRGAVPLGDPELHSDPTEFYRDLRRDHGPVVPVELPGGLPAWLVIGYRELHQVTTEAQLFPRDVSLWNQWEHVPEDWPLLPMVGRPMPSIYFTAGAEHRRHSEMVGPALDRVDPFELRTHCEELADRLIDAFCDRGTADLVSDFAVLLPVLTLARIVGFSDVDGPRIARMLNDLADGGPGAQQAHVLLVEHLQHLVTAKRAAPGNDVASWMLAHPEPFTDEEYALDLMAVTAAGHLPTADWIGNSMRLMLTDDQFAVALSGGRHSVPEAMNEVLWEDAPTQILAGRWAARDTRLGNRSIRAGDMLLLGLGAANVDPHIRQHVQPAGVSGQGLNNAHLAFSHGEYRCPFPAQEIAEIIARTGIEVLLDRLPDLDLAVPAETLVRRRSAFLRGMTSLPVRFTPVRTTGDHP encoded by the coding sequence ATGACGACCCCCCCTTCCGCCGTGCCCACCGCCGCATCCCGGGGGGAGTGTCCGGTAGGTGGAGGCAGGGGCGCCGTGCCCCTCGGCGATCCCGAACTGCACTCCGACCCCACGGAGTTCTACCGCGACCTGCGCCGTGACCACGGCCCGGTGGTGCCCGTCGAGCTGCCCGGTGGTTTACCCGCCTGGCTCGTCATCGGCTACCGGGAGCTTCACCAGGTCACCACCGAGGCGCAGTTGTTTCCACGGGACGTGTCCCTGTGGAACCAGTGGGAGCACGTGCCCGAGGACTGGCCGCTTCTGCCGATGGTCGGTCGCCCGATGCCCTCCATCTACTTCACCGCGGGGGCCGAGCACCGGCGCCACTCCGAGATGGTGGGTCCGGCCCTCGACCGGGTGGACCCATTCGAACTTCGCACCCACTGCGAGGAGTTGGCCGACCGGCTGATCGACGCCTTCTGCGACCGGGGCACCGCCGACCTGGTGAGCGACTTCGCCGTGCTGCTCCCCGTCCTGACACTCGCCCGGATCGTCGGCTTCTCCGACGTCGACGGACCGCGTATCGCCCGGATGCTCAACGACCTGGCCGACGGCGGCCCCGGCGCCCAGCAGGCCCATGTCCTCCTCGTCGAGCACCTCCAGCACCTGGTGACGGCCAAGCGGGCCGCCCCGGGGAACGACGTGGCGTCCTGGATGCTGGCCCACCCGGAACCCTTCACCGACGAGGAGTACGCGCTCGACCTGATGGCCGTCACGGCGGCCGGCCACCTGCCCACCGCCGACTGGATCGGCAACTCGATGCGGCTGATGCTCACCGACGACCAGTTCGCCGTCGCCCTCTCGGGCGGCCGGCACAGTGTCCCCGAGGCCATGAACGAGGTCCTGTGGGAGGACGCGCCCACCCAGATCCTCGCCGGGCGATGGGCCGCCCGCGACACCCGCCTCGGCAACCGCTCGATCCGCGCCGGGGACATGCTGCTGCTCGGACTCGGCGCGGCCAACGTCGACCCGCACATCCGTCAGCACGTGCAGCCCGCCGGGGTGTCCGGTCAGGGCCTCAACAACGCCCACCTGGCGTTCAGTCACGGCGAGTACCGGTGCCCCTTCCCGGCTCAGGAGATCGCCGAGATCATCGCCCGTACCGGTATCGAGGTACTGCTCGACCGACTGCCCGACCTCGACCTCGCGGTCCCCGCCGAGACGCTGGTGCGTCGGCGGTCCGCCTTCTTGCGTGGAATGACTTCGCTGCCCGTCCGGTTCACCCCCGTACGCACGACAGGAGACCACCCATGA